The following is a genomic window from Plasmodium yoelii strain 17X genome assembly, chromosome: 12.
tctatattaatttaattattgaaaaacttataatatatttaactacagacagctGTTATATATTGGGTTAAAACATTTGCGTCACAAATTTGGTGCAGTACATATAAAAGAACATGCCtctactcaatttacaaatcaaaaataaaaccccaatataatgaataaggaagtggtatatgcattttttatattgtattacatataaatatcattaaactttattttaataaaattttcaataattcgcgtttttattaattctttttaaatgtttttataGTGTAAAAGGTTCAAGAATGTATGGGATGCTTTTCCCGATACATTggacaataataaaaattatcaatttaatgattttgtgcctttaaataatgattgtaatcataataaattttcaaataattattgtaataataataataataataattttccaaTTAGTTAttgtaatgataataaaattcgAAATGATTTGGATAAAATAagtgctggatgtttatatttgttggatGAGTTCATTAAGGATTGTGGTGTGGTTCCCCCTCCTGCAAAAAATAacatcaatattgttgattacattttgatatggttaagttatatgttaaacctgaAAATTAGTGAAGAAGAACAAATTATAACGTGTTTTTATAGTGAATACATACATGGTTGTGATAGGTATAACAcgaaaataaatgaaataactGATTATGATAGTTATAAGGATCttttagataaaaaaaatgatgtgTTGAATATGGATAGTAATTATGTacctaaattttatgaagcatttaaatcattatgtaactTGTATAATGAACttgatgatgaaaaaaaaaattgcaagaattatttgaatgataataatgaattttttaaaaaatatgaaaaacttaAGAATGATTCTGATATTGCTGATAAAAGTccatataaagaaatattgtttactttatcaactgattatgataatttaaaaaatgaatgtaaCGATACTTCATCCTCTACATCGACagaaacattaaaaaattcaGAACAACGTTCTGTAGAAAGttttaaacaattttttgCAGAATTTGGAGAAGATTTGGGACAAGAATTTGGACAAGGATTTGGACACGATTCTGAATCGGATTCTGAACATTTTTCTGAAGTTACaccatcaagttcgtcgatagtaagcaaattaattccagttttattgatatttggtgcaataggattttttttaggaatttcttataaggtaaataataaggaattaaaaaatatagcgtttttaaatattattttcattaaatatacgaaatgttaacaaaaaaatcatatgtttcttaacattttatattagtattcgttatttggatttcggaaacgatctcaaaaacaacaaataaaagaaaagctaaaaaaataaagaagaaaactgATAATTAATATGTGATTCAAAGAGTAgtgactatttcaggaatagtaataatgattaatatattttaagaaactgtatattgggaagtaatttttgcataatttttatatagtttttatgttatggGTCAGGGTTGTATTTGTGGAAACCATGTTCGGGTTAGGGTTAATTATTAtgttgtattaattttttacaatttgaacactaattaaatatatataccatcCCATATGTTTACTCACGAAATGAAGTTTAAATATGCACCCAAAAATGGGCATAAGCTAATATGAAAGGAGTCACATAACATCTTTTCAtaaatcataatatatataattgagtgttcatgctgattttatatgattaaaataaaatgtttatattggatatattaattcatattatgatatatcataattatttattatataagactTGTTAACCCagagctatattgaattatgcatatcatagtacgcaatatatttatttattttatgaaatattttatttaataaacttattatttgtatcatatttgttttaatttaaattatattacgccaactgaactgtaataatagtattatatatgagATTGGGTATCAATTATAAGATGATTTATTTGGAACAATTGCCTACGTTACAATATACcttcatataaatatgtgtgtttttaagattaattaaccatattaccaatatataatagataatcataaatTATCGATCGAGATTCGATAATACAgcgttatctataaaaggcattttatgcatctaacatttttaataatcaataaaaatatgtatattaataaaaaattatattatagatatagacatactatccttttaactttcgattatatataatatcatttatttatatttatattacggttttaaattcaaattatggaaatagttctatatacattaatttatttactataaagatataatattagattaatcactatttattttaagctttatagttttgaagtatatataaattagaaatatattatatttaaaatagttaaaaaaatataatcatattaatagtatttaatatcatattttgttataataattataaataatatgatagatagaatagcgttattattatatacctatgcatataatttaataaaatgctctactaataactaataatgaaatattgttttattgtaaagcttcatataattaaatgttaatattaattttatcgaaaaggcaaataataattaatttaatttgaaataatgttatttttattaggttatcatatataaattaataaatatgtattataaatatattgttttacGAGGTAGTATATATGTTACAAAATGTTATACTTTAAACAATGAATCACGGACATATCATACAttgatttaaagtatttatattaagggaattaattattccgttgtactatacagtgatctagcagtaacaataataatagtaataacgataaataaagtattaaatacgaacaAATCATTAAATTCATTTGATTCAAATacgttgatatatattaattatatatattattaaacttgtaataagactaaaattgtatacatgcaatattaaatgaaatattataacatttatttaagtatGCATTAATgcgataatattagaattaacactaccaagaaaaataatattaataattttatagttttcttaaaaatatagtttattataaatacaaaagtAAAccatatatttagaaaattaataattctaagttattattaatgaataattttaatatatacatacatgaGTTAAAAGGTTTAAaggtataaaatataattaaactatgtagaataagtaaattttatatggctacatccttgtcttaaaaaatcatacttcccttatctctcctctcaaagtgcaatataccaacctaatacacataattttttattatacttaaaaattttcatcaatacgtatttatgtgttatatatttaatatttactaagtattattttaaaaacaatatgcattaaaatacttatataagcttataaatacgggtccAATGCTAATtctcgttttaaaccgtgggaaatatgtgcaaaatatattatataattatcaaataagatatatttctaaatttaattatataagaataaaaataaagttattggacTCATTAACGTATATTGTAAagttatctatattaaataaaataatattaaaattatttatatgcaattaaaaaagagaGCAATAcaacttattttataaatgttataattttagaaaaaactgtattatatattataagaaacaagtatatagatatttaaaatattttagaaaatgattatttatatacttttaaggattatagtaataataaaattttttatttttaaaatttatacagtatttaagttttaggaagttgtttattttctatattaaatcatatgtataaggagatatattctaaattcattacaatgttactttaatttttgtaataatgctcatataaatgttattaaggataacaatttatgtaaaattgcattatatatacatatgataataaatgtattaaaGATTCCCCAAAATAAGGCAATTTATCTAACTAccaaaaagtatatattgttccatattatctttaaattgatattaacaataataaaagcATTTTTACCTACAGATAATTGCtgtatatagggttaaataattgtattacctattttagtatatatatatgaaactAATATGATATCCCCTTAACCTAgagattataaattatattccatCATAATGAATGATGAATtggtatatacattttttgatattatatttcctataaacttcattaagttttattttaataaaattttcataatacatatttttatcaattttttttaaatggtttTTTAGTGTGGAAAATTAAATCTTTTGAGGA
Proteins encoded in this region:
- a CDS encoding PIR protein, producing MNKEVCKRFKNVWDAFPDTLDNNKNYQFNDFVPLNNDCNHNKFSNNYCNNNNNNNFPISYCNDNKIRNDLDKISAGCLYLLDEFIKDCGVVPPPAKNNINIVDYILIWLSYMLNLKISEEEQIITCFYSEYIHGCDRYNTKINEITDYDSYKDLLDKKNDVLNMDSNYVPKFYEAFKSLCNLYNELDDEKKNCKNYLNDNNEFFKKYEKLKNDSDIADKSPYKEILFTLSTDYDNLKNECNDTSSSTSTETLKNSEQRSVESFKQFFAEFGEDLGQEFGQGFGHDSESDSEHFSEVTPSSSSIVSKLIPVLLIFGAIGFFLGISYKYSLFGFRKRSQKQQIKEKLKK